Proteins from a single region of Syngnathus typhle isolate RoL2023-S1 ecotype Sweden linkage group LG10, RoL_Styp_1.0, whole genome shotgun sequence:
- the si:ch211-225p5.8 gene encoding sodium channel subunit beta-1 isoform X1 has product MRCPGGFCSMALAQIQRPFLIVVSLLACECLGGCAEVDSLTEAVRGQAFVLGCISCKKRAEVGAVATVDWHFRPQGQENFTHIFHYEHPSADVVDEAFRGRLDWLGTRGEDIQAATVAVRNVSYGDAGTYRCTFSRTLLLAGFRHHVIVEKEVELSVVDAANRELAAVVSEMVMYVLIVLLQLWLIVVVVYCYKKVSDDMDARQARRALKAHKELLDCDGVNLDEPK; this is encoded by the exons ATGAGGTGCCCCGGTGGATTTTGTTCAATGGCTCTGGCACAGATCCAGCGGCCTTTTCTTATAGTCGTCAGTCTGCTTG CGTGCGAGTGTCTGGGCGGCTGTGCCGAGGTGGACTCGTTGACGGAGGCCGTACGGGGCCAGGCCTTCGTCCTGGGTTGCATTTCCTGCAAGAAACGAGCAGAAGTGGGCGCCGTCGCCACCGTGGACTGGCACTTCAGACCTCAAGGACAGGAAAATTTCACCCAT ATCTTCCACTACGAGCACCCGAGTGCCGACGTAGTGGACGAAGCTTTCAGGGGACGTCTGGACTGGCTGGGCACCAGAGGCGAGGACATCCAGGCGGCCACCGTCGCCGTGCGCAACGTCAGCTACGGGGACGCCGGAACGTATCGCTGCACTTTCAGCCGAACGCTTCTGCTGGCGGGCTTCCGGCACCACGTCATCGTGGAGAAGGAGGTGGAGCTCAGCGTGGTGGACGCCG CCAACCGGGAGCTGGCGGCGGTGGTGTCGGAGATGGTCATGTATGTGCTGATCGTGCTCCTGCAGTTGTGGCTCATCGTGGTGGTGGTCTACTGCTACAAGAAGGTGTCGGACGACATGGACGCCCGCCAGGCACGCAGAGCTCTCAAGGCTCACAAGGA ATTGCTGGACTGTGATGGCGTTAACTTAGATGAACCTAAATAA
- the si:ch211-225p5.8 gene encoding sodium channel subunit beta-1 isoform X2 produces MRCPGGFCSMALAQIQRPFLIVVSLLACECLGGCAEVDSLTEAVRGQAFVLGCISCKKRAEVGAVATVDWHFRPQGQENFTHIFHYEHPSADVVDEAFRGRLDWLGTRGEDIQAATVAVRNVSYGDAGTYRCTFSRTLLLAGFRHHVIVEKEVELSVVDAVVAHRGGGLLLQEGVGRHGRPPGTQSSQGSQGIAGL; encoded by the exons ATGAGGTGCCCCGGTGGATTTTGTTCAATGGCTCTGGCACAGATCCAGCGGCCTTTTCTTATAGTCGTCAGTCTGCTTG CGTGCGAGTGTCTGGGCGGCTGTGCCGAGGTGGACTCGTTGACGGAGGCCGTACGGGGCCAGGCCTTCGTCCTGGGTTGCATTTCCTGCAAGAAACGAGCAGAAGTGGGCGCCGTCGCCACCGTGGACTGGCACTTCAGACCTCAAGGACAGGAAAATTTCACCCAT ATCTTCCACTACGAGCACCCGAGTGCCGACGTAGTGGACGAAGCTTTCAGGGGACGTCTGGACTGGCTGGGCACCAGAGGCGAGGACATCCAGGCGGCCACCGTCGCCGTGCGCAACGTCAGCTACGGGGACGCCGGAACGTATCGCTGCACTTTCAGCCGAACGCTTCTGCTGGCGGGCTTCCGGCACCACGTCATCGTGGAGAAGGAGGTGGAGCTCAGCGTGGTGGACGCCG TTGTGGCTCATCGTGGTGGTGGTCTACTGCTACAAGAAGGTGTCGGACGACATGGACGCCCGCCAGGCACGCAGAGCTCTCAAGGCTCACAAGGA ATTGCTGGACTGTGA
- the LOC133160470 gene encoding potassium voltage-gated channel subfamily E member 2-like, which translates to MSDINATDLSSLLLSWLHQCLNRTAGQSPQSHANTSAAFQGVFYILLVFGMFSFFSFAVMFRFIRSRKLEGSQDPYQQYIAQDWSRKRTPSTAAAARVSSSVVICNPTTEVENQQ; encoded by the coding sequence ATGTCCGACATCAACGCCACTGATTTGAGTTCCCTGCTGCTGTCCTGGTTGCATCAATGCCTCAACAGAACCGCTGGGCAATCTCCGCAAAGCCACGCCAACACGTCCGCCGCATTCCAAGGAGTCTTCTACATCCTGCTGGTGTTTGGCATGTTCAGCTTCTTCTCCTTTGCGGTCATGTTTCGTTTCATCCGCTCCAGGAAACTGGAGGGCTCCCAGGACCCGTACCAGCAGTACATAGCCCAAGACTGGAGCCGGAAGCGAACGCCGTCTACGGCCGCCGCGGCTCGGGTGTCATCGTCGGTGGTCATCTGTAACCCGACGACAGAGGTGGAAAATCAGCAGTGA
- the LOC133160460 gene encoding dnaJ homolog subfamily C member 28-like has translation MSSHLLVSCNSSRHGSLLLLHFGQSCWLRTFSSGARIGSTLRESYRLLELPADESVSPEQAKESYLRLAKLYHPDSGMPTADAALFTRVEEAYRSVLAHHSEARCREAVQDEDEDPSTGVAPQHRHYLSYEGVGSGTPSQRERQYRHFRADRAAEQVTDYRQREHERAAAAEGALVERDVRQRSRSIKITQAVERLVEDLIQESMARGDFRNLSGAGKPLNKFLHNPYADPMTHNLNRILLDNGYQPPWVLTQRDIREAADRIRGHLLDGRVGLGEALGPTERLRWEELCAHAEEELAKVNKKVDSYNLVVPMLHMQMVHFSLAREVRRAEEAAGRRRVEQRQRRKEERKRLNAAYIAAKSAGAERGLLSWMQSWLK, from the coding sequence ATGAGTTCTCATCTGCTGGTGTCCTGCAACTCTTCCCGTCATGGATCTCTCCTACTGCTTCACTTTGGCCAGTCCTGCTGGCTCCGAACCTTCAGCAGCGGAGCCCGCATCGGCAGCACCCTTCGAGAGAGCTACCGGCTGCTGGAGCTGCCCGCAGACGAATCTGTCAGCCCCGAGCAAGCCAAAGAGTCCTACTTGCGCCTGGCCAAGCTCTACCACCCGGACTCCGGCATGCCCACCGCTGATGCGGCCCTCTTTACTCGGGTGGAGGAGGCCTACCGCTCTGTGCTGGCTCACCACAGTGAGGCCCGGTGTCGAGAGGCGGTGCAGGATGAGGACGAGGACCCGTCCACCGGTGTGGCCCCTCAGCACAGACACTACCTCAGCTATGAGGGCGTGGGCTCAGGCACCCCCAGCCAACGCGAGCGCCAGTACCGCCATTTCCGTGCCGACAGGGCCGCGGAGCAAGTTACGGATTACCGGCAGAGGGAGCACGAGAGAGCGGCGGCGGCCGAAGGGGCGCTGGTGGAGCGGGACGTGCGGCAGCGCAGTAGGAGTATCAAAATCACTCAAGCggtggagcggctggtggaGGATCTAATCCAGGAGTCCATGGCCCGGGGGGACTTCCGCAATTTAAGTGGCGCCGGAAAGCCGCTCAACAAGTTCCTACACAACCCCTACGCCGACCCCATGACGCACAACCTCAATCGCATCCTCTTGGACAACGGCTACCAGCCGCCTTGGGTGCTCACGCAGCGGGACATCCGCGAGGCCGCCGATCGCATCCGTGGTCACTTGCTGGACGGACGGGTCGGGCTGGGCGAAGCCCTCGGCCCGACAGAGCGCCTCCGCTGGGAGGAGCTGTGCGCTCACGCCGAGGAAGAGTTGGCCAAAGTCAACAAGAAGGTGGACAGCTACAACCTGGTTGTTCCCATGCTCCACATGCAAATGGTACATTTCAGCCTGGCGCGCGAGGTGCGGCGAGCAGAGGAGGCGGCCGGACGGCGCCGAGTTGAACAACGAcagaggaggaaggaggagagGAAGCGGCTCAATGCCGCTTACATCGCCGCCAAGTCTGCAGGCGCCGAGCGAGGACTGCTGTCGTGGATGCAGAGTTGGCTCAAATGA
- the LOC133160466 gene encoding NACHT, LRR and PYD domains-containing protein 1 homolog: MTTIKRCVMAALQNLDEDQYKMFCNALVDRPGDRRVEENKVRRKDYIDVTNVLVSTFSENGTPAVVIELLEKIGCSDEAKDLDDRIAEPLPKSSASKDKHFVSKHRVRLTESVTNINAILHRLLEKKVIHDGIYDEIHDAEGNQEKMTKIYKLVLKSGNRAKDIFLEILKEQEPALVEELENFPIQEEHFVIKHWSELIDSLTRINPILNRLLEKKVIQDEVYEEIHDTKGNQEKMTKIYELALKSGNRAKDIFLEILKEQEPALVEDLENIA, encoded by the exons atgaccACTATAAAGAGATGCGTGATGGCCGCGCTGCAAAACCTGGATGAGGATCAATACAAAATGTTCTGTAATGCTCTGGTGGATCGCCCCGGTGACAGAAGGGTGGAGGAAAACAAGGTCCGGAGGAAGGACTACATCGACGTAACCAACGTGCTGGTGTCCACTTTCAGCGAGAACGGAACTCCAGCCGTGGTCATCGAATTGCTCGAGAAAATCGGTTGCAGCGATGAGGCCAAAGATCTCG ATGACCGGATTGCCGAACCTCTCCCAAAGTCATCTGCTAGCAAAG ATAAGCACTTTGTGAGCAAGCATAGGGTGAGGCTGACTGAGTCCGTGACCAACATCAATGCAATTCTGCACCGTCTGCTGGAAAAGAAGGTCATCCATGATGGGATCTATGATGAAATCCACGATGCAGAGGGCAACCAGGAAAAGATGACCAAGATCTACAAGCTGGTTCTCAAGTCCGGCAACCGTGCCAAGGACATTTTCTTGGAAATCCTCAAGGAGCAAGAGCCGGCCCTCGTGGAGGAGCTGGAGAACTTTCCAATACAAG AGGAGCACTTTGTGATCAAGCATTGGTCGGAGCTGATTGATTCCCTGACCAGGATCAATCCAATTCTGAACCGTCTGCTGGAAAAGAAGGTCATCCAGGATGAGGTCTATGAGGAAATCCACGATACAAAGGGCAACCAGGAAAAGATGACCAAGATCTACGAGCTGGCTCTCAAGTCCGGCAACCGTGCCAAGGACATTTTCTTGGAAATCCTCAAGGAGCAAGAGCCGGCCCTCGTGGAGGATTTGGAGAACATAGCGTAG